Below is a genomic region from Blastocatellia bacterium.
CCGTTCGGTCGCAGATCGCATAATCCGAGAGAAAGATTCTACTCGTTCGATATGTTCAGGGCTAGATGCACAAAGCCGTGCAAACGTTCGGGTCGTCGGCCAACTGGTGACTGAAAGACCTCCGAGGCGACTGTCCCAACGAGGATTTGCTGATCGGTCGTGAGGCCAATTCGCCGCCCATGAAAGCGAGGCTCCTCTCTCCTGAGGGAAATTTCTCACTCGATATTTTGGGTTCCAACATCTGCCCGATTGCGAGGAGGAGCGAACGGGCGGCCCACGGGAATTCTGGTAGTGCAGACTTTCCAGTCTGTGAAGAAACGCAATGCGCTCGGCAGAACGCGAGGCTGCGAGAGGGGGCGGCCCACCAAAGGAGGACGGTAGCGGCATCCCATCCCCACATCTGAGCCATTGAACCAGGTGGGTAACTCCTGGGATGGACAAAGCGACCACCTTCTTCGGGTGATGACAGTATCTAAACGCCTCCTAACTTCTTGACATCCTTCGCGGGCAAGGTACATATTCTCAGCCGCACGTCCGGATTTCGATTCAGGCAGTAGGGAGGGAGCCATGATGCGCACAACGCGACGGAAGTTTCTTGCCTTCTTAGGGGCATCGGCTTCGGTTGGACATCCGGTGCGCCTCTTCGGTTCGGACAAGCCACAAGCACGCTCGACTCCCGCGTCGCACTCTCTTGTGGGATCATCTCAAACGCGGGAGCCCGTACCTTCGGTCGCTCCACTGTCGCCGCCGTTTCGACTGCCCGAGAGCTGGTATCGGCAGACGGTCAAGCGGCTGCAAGAGAAAATGTCCGAGCGAGGACTTGATGGCATCATTTTGAAAGACCGCTGGAACATCATCTATGTCTCCGGCCTCTTCCACACGACAACCGAACGCCCGTTCTGGCTCTTCGTTCCGACCAAGGGAGAGCCGGTCTTTTTCCACCCGGGTCTGGATAAGGACCTGGTCAACACCTGGTGGATCAAAGAGGGCGAGTGGTACTTCGACTATCCTCACGCGGGACCTTTCAACGCCCTCGCTTACAAAGCGGGAGCGAGGGCCGATCTTCTGGAGTGGATGCTCAAGGGGCTGGCCCGGCGGGGATTCGGGCGAGCGCGTCTCGGGATAGAAGAGGAAGTGGGACCAACGACAATGAAGCGGATGCAGCAGGCCCTACCTGAAGCGCGATTCGAAGTGGCCGGCGATCTCCTGTTACGCATGCGCATGATCAAGACGCCCGAAGAGATCGAGCTGACGCGCAAGGCGATCGCTCTGCACGACCGAATGCTCGCGTTCGCCCGCGACTATATCCTGAAGCACGGGACGGACGCGACCGATTTCGAGGTTCGTCATCGAACGGAGGAATTCGCCACTCACGAACTGATGAAGGTCATGCAGCCCACCGGACGTCCGCATCAGGCGGTGGGCGTGAGTTTGAACTTCGGATGTCGCGCCGGTGTGGCCACCGCCTATCCGCATCCGAACCAGTTCTTTTATTCTCGAATCCGGCGGGGCGAGGCCGTGCAGATCGCTGCCGTCATCACCATCGGAGGCTATGGCGGCGA
It encodes:
- a CDS encoding Xaa-Pro peptidase family protein, with product MMRTTRRKFLAFLGASASVGHPVRLFGSDKPQARSTPASHSLVGSSQTREPVPSVAPLSPPFRLPESWYRQTVKRLQEKMSERGLDGIILKDRWNIIYVSGLFHTTTERPFWLFVPTKGEPVFFHPGLDKDLVNTWWIKEGEWYFDYPHAGPFNALAYKAGARADLLEWMLKGLARRGFGRARLGIEEEVGPTTMKRMQQALPEARFEVAGDLLLRMRMIKTPEEIELTRKAIALHDRMLAFARDYILKHGTDATDFEVRHRTEEFATHELMKVMQPTGRPHQAVGVSLNFGCRAGVATAYPHPNQFFYSRIRRGEAVQIAAVITIGGYGGEGYRALHIEPMTDLQRKMWDVHTEMVLKQQELSKAGVRCNEVAEKVLDIAVRAGLQQYIYHRPAHGQGMEGHQAPYIAPGDETVLEEGMMFSNEPGLYNPEGGFGYNHSNCVLVTKDRGLALNQTPLTREWCWLKL